One Nitrospira sp. DNA window includes the following coding sequences:
- a CDS encoding octanoate-[acyl-carrier-protein]-protein-N-octanoyltransferase has translation MTQDQIVQTQPVTPTLSSQDRTCDGIPRPGTLVRCDCLLYEEAWNLQRTCHRERAADHCRDLLLLMEHPPVFTAGRTTKDHHWPGEGNLAQRTGIPVLRTERGGSITYHGPGQVVGYPVLRLSDHCAGPKAYVRRLEDVLIATLAEWGIAGHRLERLPGVWVGSDKPSKIASIGVRISQGITTHGFALNVSMDLTPFSHIVPCGIVDCHVTSMAALLGTTPDVSAVRQRIAADFAERFHLIWTETIGPERLASLVEQPTGALVSAPNNAQFIRKECRNE, from the coding sequence ATGACACAGGATCAAATCGTCCAGACTCAACCGGTCACCCCAACCCTATCTTCGCAGGATCGGACATGCGATGGGATACCTCGACCAGGAACGTTGGTCCGTTGCGACTGCCTCCTCTACGAAGAGGCCTGGAATCTGCAACGGACCTGCCATAGAGAGCGAGCAGCCGACCACTGCCGCGACCTGCTCCTGCTGATGGAACATCCTCCCGTCTTTACCGCCGGGCGTACGACCAAAGACCACCACTGGCCTGGAGAAGGCAACCTGGCGCAGCGGACCGGCATTCCCGTCCTTCGAACGGAGCGAGGCGGTTCGATCACCTACCATGGACCAGGTCAAGTGGTCGGATACCCCGTCCTCCGGCTCTCCGACCACTGTGCGGGACCGAAGGCCTATGTCCGTAGGCTGGAGGATGTACTCATCGCCACCCTGGCCGAGTGGGGAATCGCCGGCCATCGCCTGGAACGCCTGCCCGGTGTGTGGGTCGGAAGCGATAAGCCGTCCAAGATCGCCTCTATCGGGGTCCGTATTTCGCAAGGCATCACGACCCATGGTTTCGCCTTGAATGTCTCCATGGACCTGACCCCCTTTTCACACATCGTCCCCTGCGGAATTGTTGACTGCCACGTCACCTCCATGGCGGCGCTCCTGGGGACCACGCCCGATGTGAGCGCCGTGCGGCAACGAATCGCCGCCGACTTTGCCGAACGGTTTCATCTCATCTGGACCGAGACCATCGGTCCTGAGCGTTTGGCTTCCCTCGTCGAACAGCCAACGGGTGCTCTCGTGAGCGCACCCAACAATGCGCAATTCATCCGTAAGGAGTGCCGTAATGAATGA
- a CDS encoding Glu/Leu/Phe/Val dehydrogenase encodes MNELDTHTFRLAVAQFNEAAEAMHLDANLRQRLTLPQRSLIVSVPVRMDDGRVEVFTGYRVQHDTARGPSKGGIRYHPGVNLGEVAALSMWMTWKCALADLPYGGAKGGVKVDPKRLTRGELQRLTRRYAAEIFPLIGPDKDVPAPDVGTDQQVMAWIMDTYSQQVGYAVQGVVTGKPLSIGGSLGREEATGRGVVYVTLEALRHLKLNVTGATVAIQGFGNVGSHTALIMQQVGARVVAVSDVTGGLYNAKGLDIPELLRRYREKHEPLRETKLGESITNEELLQLDCTVLVPAALSEQITETNASKLRCRILAEGANGPTTLEADRILTDKGVFVIPDILANSGGVIVSYFEWVQDVQRFFWKAKDIQDRLQDLITNAFHRTLHFSTEKRTTMRMAALMSGIDKVAQAHLQRGLYP; translated from the coding sequence ATGAATGAACTCGACACCCACACCTTTCGACTCGCCGTCGCCCAGTTCAACGAAGCGGCGGAAGCGATGCACTTGGATGCCAACCTGCGCCAGCGACTCACGTTGCCGCAGCGGTCGCTGATCGTCAGCGTACCGGTGCGGATGGATGACGGCCGAGTGGAAGTCTTCACCGGGTATCGGGTCCAGCACGACACGGCGCGCGGCCCCTCCAAGGGCGGCATTCGTTACCATCCAGGCGTGAACCTCGGTGAGGTCGCCGCACTCTCCATGTGGATGACGTGGAAATGCGCGCTGGCCGACCTTCCGTACGGCGGAGCCAAGGGGGGTGTGAAGGTGGATCCCAAGCGATTGACCCGTGGAGAACTCCAACGCCTCACCAGGCGGTATGCGGCGGAGATTTTCCCCTTGATCGGGCCGGACAAGGACGTTCCAGCACCGGATGTGGGAACGGATCAACAGGTCATGGCCTGGATCATGGACACCTACAGCCAACAGGTCGGGTATGCCGTGCAGGGGGTCGTGACGGGCAAGCCCTTGTCGATCGGCGGCAGCCTCGGCCGCGAAGAGGCCACCGGACGAGGCGTGGTCTATGTCACCTTGGAAGCATTGCGCCATCTGAAATTGAACGTGACCGGCGCCACCGTCGCAATCCAGGGATTCGGCAATGTGGGGTCCCACACCGCCTTGATCATGCAGCAGGTCGGCGCACGGGTGGTGGCCGTCAGCGACGTCACCGGCGGTCTCTATAACGCCAAGGGCTTGGACATTCCGGAATTGCTGCGCCGCTATCGAGAGAAACACGAACCGCTCCGCGAGACCAAACTGGGCGAGTCCATCACCAACGAGGAGCTGCTACAACTGGACTGCACGGTGCTGGTCCCTGCCGCGCTCTCCGAACAAATCACCGAAACCAACGCGTCCAAGTTGCGCTGCCGAATCCTGGCTGAAGGCGCCAACGGTCCGACAACCTTGGAGGCCGATCGCATCCTGACCGACAAGGGGGTGTTTGTCATTCCCGACATCCTGGCGAATTCGGGAGGCGTGATCGTGTCCTATTTCGAATGGGTGCAGGACGTGCAGCGCTTCTTCTGGAAGGCCAAAGACATTCAAGACCGGCTGCAGGACCTCATCACCAACGCCTTCCACAGGACGTTGCATTTTTCAACCGAGAAACGTACGACGATGCGGATGGCGGCCTTGATGTCGGGCATCGATAAGGTGGCCCAAGCGCATCTCCAGCGAGGTTTGTACCCTTAA
- a CDS encoding protease Do yields MVTGSDNRSTVWRPGRGRWPALGLLSLCLFNFAAPAWSAEQSFAENTSLKELSVPAVVAKVRPSVVTVLTRGIPPRGAQHGAPSGSGSGVIIDAEGHILTNNHLVQGVTSVVVGLSTGRLTPGRVVARDFFLDLALISITATDLVPAEISRRTTFEIGETVIAIGNPLALKGGSTVTVGVISALDRSVLTPEGETLYDLLQTDAAINPGNSGGPLVDRYGQVVGINVAIAPSAQAISYAIAMESITPHLQSMIDRGAVLRPDLGLIPLTVTPSVAASFDLEHDRGILALQVDPAKPAGQAGLQSGDVVTAVDNHQIFNIGDFWHAVGRAGEQMSFQIAAQGKTGTATITVSRSAPSGP; encoded by the coding sequence ATGGTGACAGGCTCCGACAATCGCAGCACCGTTTGGCGACCCGGTCGCGGACGGTGGCCGGCGTTGGGCCTCCTCTCACTCTGTCTCTTCAACTTCGCCGCACCGGCTTGGAGTGCAGAACAATCTTTCGCCGAGAATACATCGCTGAAGGAACTGTCGGTACCGGCCGTGGTGGCGAAGGTGCGCCCGTCGGTCGTCACCGTGCTCACGCGCGGCATCCCCCCAAGGGGAGCACAGCACGGGGCCCCCTCTGGGTCCGGCTCCGGAGTGATTATCGATGCCGAAGGACACATCCTCACCAACAATCACCTGGTACAGGGAGTGACCAGCGTCGTAGTCGGGCTCTCGACGGGCCGATTGACACCAGGCCGCGTGGTTGCCCGCGATTTTTTCCTCGACCTCGCCCTCATCAGCATCACCGCGACGGACCTGGTACCGGCCGAAATCAGCCGGCGCACGACCTTCGAGATCGGTGAGACCGTCATCGCCATCGGGAATCCCCTCGCCCTGAAGGGAGGTTCGACCGTCACGGTCGGGGTGATCAGCGCGCTCGATCGTTCGGTCCTCACACCGGAAGGAGAAACCCTGTACGATCTGCTTCAAACGGACGCGGCCATCAATCCCGGCAACAGCGGCGGCCCGCTTGTCGATCGCTACGGCCAGGTGGTCGGGATCAATGTTGCGATCGCTCCGTCGGCGCAAGCCATCAGTTATGCCATCGCCATGGAATCCATCACTCCCCATCTCCAATCGATGATCGACCGTGGAGCCGTACTGCGTCCGGATCTCGGCTTGATTCCCTTGACCGTTACACCGAGTGTCGCCGCGAGTTTCGACCTCGAACATGACCGCGGGATTCTCGCTCTCCAGGTGGACCCGGCCAAACCGGCCGGCCAGGCGGGATTGCAGTCCGGCGACGTGGTGACCGCGGTCGATAACCACCAGATCTTCAACATCGGCGATTTCTGGCACGCCGTCGGTCGCGCAGGAGAGCAGATGTCGTTTCAGATCGCGGCGCAAGGAAAGACCGGCACGGCGACGATCACCGTCTCGCGCTCCGCTCCGTCAGGGCCTTAA
- a CDS encoding RNA polymerase sigma factor RpoD: MKESLAIHDDTEPTVAVQVDPDADDPEASDLLESIAQADQPETEIEEAAPEKASRSTSAPFLLESLYFRSFGERRLLERNEEIALAKHIDLGTRRIRQALQQAAKAAGRLKRTEHTIECIQTLQTVRKLSGLSALALNEAETSLEQLRREAGSGGKYAASVQKELEACLEQLRTARITLETAKDELVRCNLRLVVDVAKHYTGRGLTLLDLVQEGNIGLMKAAERYQYRKGFKFSTYATWWIRQGITRSLADQSRTIRIPVHQTEASNRILRASRRLVQQLGRQPRLEEVAFSMRMRPDRLHETIQAFQEPVALEHRVGDGGTELGELLPDQQAVPPDAHVNRTELTREMDRILGTLTPREQTVIRLRFGIGEDQARTLEQVGQHLSVTRERIRQIEAKALKKLKTPMVKEMFAAIK, from the coding sequence ATGAAAGAGTCCCTCGCGATTCACGACGATACAGAACCAACGGTTGCGGTGCAGGTGGACCCTGATGCCGATGATCCGGAAGCCAGCGATCTGCTGGAGAGCATCGCTCAGGCCGATCAACCGGAAACAGAAATCGAAGAAGCTGCACCGGAAAAGGCCTCTCGTTCGACATCTGCGCCCTTTCTCTTGGAATCATTATATTTCCGTTCCTTCGGCGAACGCCGGCTCCTTGAACGGAATGAAGAGATCGCCCTGGCGAAACACATCGACCTCGGCACGCGCCGGATTCGCCAGGCGCTGCAACAGGCCGCCAAAGCCGCCGGTCGCCTGAAACGGACGGAGCACACCATCGAATGCATCCAGACGTTGCAGACGGTGCGGAAGCTGAGCGGACTCTCGGCACTGGCTCTCAATGAAGCGGAAACCTCGCTGGAACAGCTGCGACGGGAGGCGGGAAGCGGAGGGAAATATGCCGCCTCGGTCCAGAAGGAACTGGAGGCCTGCCTGGAACAGCTGCGGACGGCTCGCATCACCTTGGAAACCGCCAAAGACGAATTGGTACGTTGCAACCTGCGGCTGGTCGTGGATGTGGCGAAACATTATACCGGTCGTGGGCTCACGCTCCTGGATCTGGTGCAAGAAGGCAATATCGGCTTGATGAAAGCGGCCGAGCGGTACCAATATCGGAAGGGGTTCAAATTCAGCACTTACGCCACCTGGTGGATCCGACAGGGCATTACCCGGTCATTGGCCGACCAGTCACGCACGATCCGTATTCCTGTCCACCAGACGGAAGCTTCGAATCGTATTCTCCGGGCGTCACGCCGGCTCGTGCAGCAGTTGGGGCGCCAGCCGAGGCTGGAAGAGGTGGCCTTCAGCATGCGCATGCGGCCCGACCGCCTGCATGAAACGATTCAGGCGTTCCAGGAGCCGGTGGCGCTGGAACATCGAGTCGGCGACGGAGGTACGGAACTGGGCGAACTGCTGCCCGACCAGCAGGCGGTCCCGCCGGATGCCCATGTGAACCGTACGGAACTCACCCGCGAAATGGATCGGATCCTCGGCACCTTGACCCCGAGGGAACAAACCGTGATCCGATTGCGGTTCGGCATCGGCGAAGATCAGGCCCGCACCCTTGAGCAGGTGGGGCAACACCTGTCGGTCACACGCGAGCGGATTCGCCAGATCGAAGCCAAGGCGCTCAAGAAACTCAAGACCCCCATGGTCAAGGAGATGTTCGCGGCGATCAAGTAA
- a CDS encoding group 1 truncated hemoglobin, whose product MGLKYCRMGLALCGVLAVLTGCAESGRMDGAGRSVAGPVATKSLYERLGGKPAITAVVDQFVANVAADGRINGRFATTDIPKLKGHLVDQVCSATGGPCTYQGRDMKHTHVGMQISTADFKALVQDLVAALDKFNVPAGEKSELLALLGPMQKDIVEVP is encoded by the coding sequence ATGGGATTGAAGTATTGCAGAATGGGGTTGGCCCTGTGCGGGGTACTGGCGGTGCTCACCGGCTGTGCCGAATCCGGAAGGATGGACGGCGCGGGGCGCTCGGTAGCCGGTCCCGTGGCGACGAAGTCGCTCTACGAGCGTTTGGGGGGGAAGCCAGCCATTACGGCGGTCGTCGATCAGTTTGTGGCCAACGTCGCGGCAGATGGCCGGATCAACGGACGATTTGCGACGACGGACATTCCCAAGTTGAAAGGTCATCTCGTGGACCAGGTGTGTAGTGCGACGGGCGGTCCCTGTACCTACCAGGGCCGTGATATGAAGCACACCCATGTCGGAATGCAAATCAGCACGGCGGATTTCAAGGCGCTCGTCCAGGATCTCGTAGCAGCTCTCGACAAGTTCAATGTGCCGGCAGGGGAGAAAAGCGAACTCCTGGCACTTCTCGGCCCCATGCAGAAAGACATTGTTGAGGTTCCGTAA
- a CDS encoding Shikimate kinase I has product MEPRKNLVLIGYRGTGKSTVGKILARRLHRRLVSTDAEVVKRAALSIPEIVKQFGWEHFRDLESAVCRDFAAEEQLIIDTGGGAILRPENADGLRRTGTLVWLTATVETITRRIGGDTQRPSLTGTKSFTDEIREVLTERTPKYQAAAHHLVPTDGVSTAEVAERILELISHKSTD; this is encoded by the coding sequence ATGGAACCCCGCAAAAATCTCGTCTTGATCGGTTATCGAGGGACCGGCAAAAGCACGGTCGGAAAGATCCTGGCTCGGAGGCTACATCGTCGGCTGGTATCCACGGATGCCGAGGTGGTGAAGCGGGCCGCATTGTCCATTCCCGAGATCGTGAAACAGTTCGGTTGGGAACATTTTCGCGACCTGGAGTCGGCCGTGTGCCGGGACTTTGCCGCGGAGGAACAATTGATCATCGACACCGGCGGCGGCGCCATCTTGCGGCCTGAAAATGCGGATGGGCTGCGACGCACCGGGACGCTGGTCTGGCTCACAGCCACCGTAGAGACGATCACCCGCCGCATCGGCGGCGATACCCAGCGCCCGTCATTGACCGGCACGAAATCGTTTACGGACGAAATTCGTGAGGTATTGACCGAACGGACCCCGAAATACCAGGCGGCGGCCCACCACCTCGTGCCGACCGACGGCGTTTCTACGGCCGAGGTGGCGGAGCGTATCTTGGAGCTGATCTCGCACAAATCGACCGATTGA
- a CDS encoding Oxidoreductase, short-chain dehydrogenase/reductase family, whose translation MNRLQGKVAIITGGNAGIGEAIAKLFADEGASVVVTGRRKEELDRVVKGIGVNGGRALAVVGSVTDEKHVQDVVAQTLRTFGKLHILVNNAGIGDFGKRLHETDDATWMNVLDINLTGVFRMTRAAVPEIIKSGGGAIINISTVASLVGIRGLPAYAASKGGLDALTRSIAVDYASDNIRCNVVNPGLVDTPMAASLMNDPARLDPILAHYAIRRPGKPEEVAKMVLYLASDEATWVTGATFSIDGGMTISKG comes from the coding sequence ATGAATCGGTTGCAGGGGAAAGTAGCCATCATTACCGGGGGCAACGCAGGAATCGGGGAGGCGATCGCCAAGCTGTTCGCGGACGAAGGGGCCTCCGTCGTCGTGACCGGCCGCCGGAAAGAAGAGCTTGATCGCGTCGTGAAGGGGATCGGTGTGAACGGGGGCCGGGCCTTGGCCGTCGTCGGATCGGTCACGGATGAGAAACACGTGCAGGATGTGGTTGCGCAGACCCTCCGCACCTTCGGTAAACTCCACATCCTCGTGAACAATGCCGGGATCGGCGATTTCGGCAAGCGGCTGCATGAAACGGACGATGCGACCTGGATGAATGTGTTGGACATCAACCTCACAGGGGTCTTCCGGATGACGCGGGCGGCGGTCCCCGAGATCATCAAGAGCGGCGGCGGCGCGATCATCAATATTTCCACCGTGGCCAGCCTGGTCGGGATTCGAGGCCTACCGGCCTATGCCGCGTCGAAAGGCGGGCTGGATGCGTTGACCAGGTCGATCGCCGTCGATTATGCCTCCGACAACATCCGGTGCAACGTGGTCAACCCCGGTTTGGTGGACACACCCATGGCGGCATCGTTGATGAACGACCCTGCCAGGCTCGACCCTATCCTGGCGCACTATGCCATTCGGCGGCCCGGCAAGCCCGAAGAGGTGGCGAAGATGGTGCTGTATCTGGCCTCCGATGAGGCGACCTGGGTGACCGGAGCGACGTTCTCCATCGACGGAGGCATGACCATCAGCAAAGGGTGA
- a CDS encoding Shikimate 5-dehydrogenase I alpha has product MDITVQTQWCGIIGNPVEHSLSPAIHNAAFQKVGLNLVYLAFRVESIGDALKGVRALGNARGFSVTIPHKVAAIPFLDEVEPTAKHIGAINTILVEDGKLKGYNTDASGALRALKEGGALLDGHRVLILGSGGAARAIAFALTAGSGIAGLTILGIEEVERQKLVKDLRGKTAIPIEDGPLTLDMLRNWVPHVRTLIHCTPVGMYPRVDESCVPANLFRPELTVMDIVYNPRETKLLQEAKAAGCRTIPGLEMFLNQAVLQFELWTKHSAPTDVMRHVLESRFE; this is encoded by the coding sequence ATGGATATCACGGTGCAGACTCAATGGTGCGGCATCATCGGCAATCCGGTGGAACACTCGCTTTCACCGGCCATTCACAATGCGGCCTTTCAGAAAGTGGGGCTCAATCTGGTGTATCTGGCCTTTCGCGTGGAGTCCATCGGTGACGCCCTGAAAGGGGTACGGGCTCTGGGCAATGCGAGAGGGTTCAGCGTAACGATCCCACACAAGGTGGCGGCGATTCCGTTTTTGGACGAAGTGGAACCCACCGCAAAACATATCGGCGCGATCAATACCATCCTGGTCGAAGACGGGAAGCTGAAGGGGTACAACACGGATGCCTCCGGCGCGTTACGCGCCTTGAAAGAAGGCGGTGCTCTGCTCGACGGTCACCGGGTGTTGATTTTGGGTTCCGGAGGAGCAGCCAGGGCGATTGCCTTCGCGCTGACGGCGGGATCCGGGATCGCTGGTCTGACGATTCTCGGCATCGAAGAGGTCGAACGGCAGAAGCTGGTGAAGGATTTGAGAGGGAAGACGGCGATTCCCATCGAAGACGGTCCGCTGACCTTGGACATGCTCCGCAACTGGGTGCCGCACGTGCGCACCTTGATCCATTGTACGCCGGTCGGCATGTACCCTCGTGTGGACGAGTCCTGTGTGCCGGCGAATCTCTTCAGACCGGAACTGACGGTGATGGATATCGTCTACAATCCGCGCGAGACGAAATTACTGCAGGAAGCGAAGGCGGCCGGTTGTCGGACCATTCCAGGGCTGGAGATGTTCCTCAATCAAGCGGTGCTGCAATTCGAACTCTGGACCAAACACTCGGCCCCGACCGATGTGATGCGGCACGTGCTGGAGTCCCGCTTTGAGTGA
- a CDS encoding Transcriptional regulator, LysR family: protein MELRQLHYFMAVATHHNFSRAAEHVHVSQPSLSIQIGGLEKELGTRLFDRLGRNVVLTQAGELFLVHAERALRELDQAAQVVQELLGAKRGRLVVGALSTVNSYLIAPLVSRFKQQFPHIHLQVHAQPSTEIVSGLLANRLDIGICLLPLTHPQLTTVPLFEERLALVVPAAMKIGKRRTRMQDLASLPLVLMPADYCLRKMVEAECAKAGVHPQVVLEMSSPEGILQAVAEGTGATILPELYVRSRLPGGSLQLVDLYDPTPRHAVGLAYLTKRYRSLAAAEFGQLCRSTMQELQSGSKPSVASMRRARAAG, encoded by the coding sequence ATGGAGCTGCGTCAACTTCACTATTTCATGGCGGTGGCGACCCATCACAATTTCAGCCGGGCGGCGGAACACGTGCATGTCTCGCAACCTTCCCTGTCGATTCAAATCGGCGGACTCGAAAAGGAATTGGGCACGCGCCTGTTCGACCGGCTCGGCCGGAACGTCGTCCTCACCCAGGCCGGCGAACTTTTTTTGGTCCATGCGGAGCGGGCCTTGCGGGAACTGGATCAGGCTGCGCAGGTCGTCCAAGAACTGCTCGGAGCCAAGCGCGGCCGCTTGGTCGTCGGCGCGCTCTCGACGGTCAACTCCTACTTGATCGCCCCACTCGTCTCTCGCTTCAAGCAACAATTCCCTCACATTCATCTTCAGGTCCATGCCCAGCCTTCCACAGAGATCGTCAGCGGGCTGCTGGCCAACCGCCTCGATATCGGCATTTGCTTGCTGCCGCTGACCCATCCGCAACTCACGACCGTGCCGCTCTTTGAAGAACGCCTCGCCCTCGTGGTCCCGGCCGCCATGAAGATCGGAAAACGTCGCACTCGTATGCAAGATCTGGCGTCCCTGCCCCTCGTACTCATGCCGGCCGATTACTGTCTGCGGAAAATGGTCGAAGCCGAATGTGCGAAGGCTGGAGTTCATCCGCAAGTGGTGCTGGAAATGAGTTCGCCGGAAGGCATTCTCCAGGCCGTCGCAGAAGGAACCGGCGCCACGATTCTCCCGGAGCTCTACGTACGTTCGCGACTCCCCGGTGGGAGTCTGCAACTGGTCGATCTGTATGATCCCACCCCGCGCCATGCCGTCGGTCTCGCCTATCTCACGAAGCGCTACCGCAGCCTGGCAGCCGCTGAATTTGGGCAGCTTTGCCGGAGTACCATGCAGGAATTGCAGTCTGGCTCCAAACCGTCCGTGGCAAGCATGAGGCGGGCACGTGCAGCCGGTTGA
- a CDS encoding Peptidoglycan-associated lipoprotein: MRGFSPLVNGQIAGEERLSRSSMGMMMPVDRDEKWRAELRREEAAAMEAGLKDVFYGYDRYNISDDGMASLTTNADWLKENPKALLKISGHCDERGTHDYNLVLGEKRAKAAKRVLVDLGVSPKQVAIVSYGKDRPFCADHDEACHQQNRRGHMLLRK, encoded by the coding sequence TTGCGTGGGTTTTCTCCTTTGGTGAACGGACAAATCGCCGGAGAAGAGCGACTCAGCCGGAGCAGCATGGGCATGATGATGCCGGTCGATCGCGATGAAAAATGGCGTGCCGAACTGCGCCGCGAGGAAGCGGCCGCGATGGAAGCAGGATTGAAAGACGTCTTTTATGGATACGATCGCTATAATATTTCAGACGACGGGATGGCCTCGCTGACGACCAATGCCGACTGGCTTAAAGAGAATCCCAAGGCACTCCTCAAGATCTCCGGACATTGTGACGAGCGTGGAACACACGACTACAACCTCGTGCTCGGGGAAAAGCGGGCCAAAGCCGCCAAGCGTGTACTGGTTGATCTGGGCGTGAGTCCCAAACAAGTGGCGATTGTGTCCTATGGCAAGGATCGCCCCTTCTGTGCCGACCATGACGAGGCCTGCCATCAGCAGAATC
- a CDS encoding tRNA (adenine(58)-N(1))-methyltransferase: protein MAQLKNGERVHLVDKKGRQYALMLKAGDTYHFSGETISHDELIGKPDGSIVTLSRGKRFLALRPTFGEYVLKMPRGAQVLYPKDLSLIPMWADVYPGARVFEAGTGSGALTMALLRAVGTTGLVVSYEVRDDFARTALTNIERYMGPVSTLMPCRKNAYEGIDVLEDGRPFDRLVLDLPEPWQVVPHAATVLRSGGIYLSFVPTIPQVMQTVEALERTAVFGMVETFETLLRTWSIQGRSVRPDHRMVAHSGFITVARKVEAGWWSHAGRATATATEPAGEGEQEGQEEGESNA, encoded by the coding sequence ATGGCACAACTGAAAAACGGCGAACGGGTCCACCTCGTGGATAAGAAGGGCCGCCAGTATGCCCTGATGTTAAAGGCCGGCGATACCTATCACTTCAGCGGCGAGACGATTTCGCACGACGAGCTGATCGGCAAGCCGGACGGTTCGATCGTGACCCTCTCCAGAGGCAAGCGATTTCTGGCGTTACGACCGACGTTTGGGGAGTATGTCCTCAAAATGCCCCGCGGGGCGCAGGTGTTGTATCCCAAGGACCTGTCTCTGATCCCGATGTGGGCCGATGTCTATCCTGGCGCGCGGGTGTTTGAGGCGGGAACAGGATCGGGGGCGCTCACGATGGCCCTGTTGCGTGCCGTGGGTACGACCGGACTGGTCGTGAGTTATGAGGTCCGCGACGATTTTGCCCGCACGGCGCTGACGAACATCGAACGGTACATGGGGCCGGTGTCCACCCTGATGCCCTGCCGAAAGAATGCCTATGAGGGCATCGATGTGCTCGAAGACGGGCGCCCGTTCGATCGTCTCGTACTGGATCTGCCGGAACCCTGGCAGGTGGTGCCGCATGCCGCGACAGTGTTGCGTTCCGGCGGCATCTATCTGAGTTTCGTGCCGACCATCCCGCAAGTCATGCAAACCGTGGAGGCGCTGGAACGGACCGCGGTGTTCGGCATGGTCGAGACCTTTGAAACCCTGCTCAGAACCTGGTCGATCCAGGGGCGCAGTGTCCGTCCCGACCATCGGATGGTGGCCCATTCCGGTTTCATTACCGTCGCGAGGAAGGTTGAAGCCGGCTGGTGGTCGCATGCCGGGAGGGCGACCGCAACCGCGACAGAGCCTGCCGGCGAGGGTGAGCAGGAAGGACAGGAGGAGGGGGAGTCGAACGCATGA